The Candidatus Margulisiibacteriota bacterium genome has a window encoding:
- a CDS encoding response regulator — protein MAHILIVDDSNLERKKFSLVLANENHRLTFASTGEDGITMAFEGKPDLIIMDFIMPDIDGVQATDYLKSNDATKNIPIIMVTSIRQKEEIVKAIKSGVNDFIIKPFKREQLIEKINYQLKNK, from the coding sequence ATGGCACATATACTAATCGTTGATGACAGCAATCTTGAAAGAAAAAAGTTTTCGCTTGTTCTTGCAAACGAAAATCATAGATTAACCTTTGCTTCGACAGGTGAAGATGGGATTACCATGGCATTTGAAGGAAAACCTGACCTTATAATTATGGATTTCATTATGCCGGATATCGATGGTGTCCAGGCTACAGATTACCTAAAAAGCAACGATGCCACAAAAAACATTCCAATAATCATGGTGACCTCTATACGACAGAAAGAAGAAATTGTTAAAGCAATCAAAAGCGGCGTTAATGACTTTATAATTAAACCATTCAAACGTGAACAATTAATAGAAAAAATTAATTACCAGCTCAAAAACAAATAA
- the ftsE gene encoding cell division ATP-binding protein FtsE, producing the protein MIKLQNVTKVFPNGYKALADINLHIGVDEFVFLVGSSGAGKSTLMKLLLREDVPSAGNVYIDSININKLHIKQVPMLRRSIGVIFQDYKLLPRRTVYENVAFALEVVGRSRMHIRRQVAQVLDLVGLLPKQKNYPAELSGGEQQRVCIARAIANNPTILLADEPTGNLDPNTSWEIMLLLQKINKRKTTVLVATHNKSIVDTMRKRVIAIENGKIVRDQQLGAYGYEF; encoded by the coding sequence ATGATAAAGCTCCAGAATGTTACTAAAGTATTTCCAAACGGCTATAAAGCATTAGCGGATATTAATTTGCATATCGGTGTAGATGAGTTTGTTTTTTTGGTTGGTAGCAGCGGGGCGGGAAAATCGACGCTCATGAAGCTTCTGTTAAGGGAAGATGTCCCTTCTGCCGGAAATGTTTATATAGACAGCATTAATATTAATAAGCTTCATATCAAGCAAGTTCCTATGTTGCGCAGAAGTATAGGTGTCATATTTCAGGATTATAAACTTCTGCCTCGAAGAACCGTCTATGAAAATGTGGCGTTTGCTCTTGAGGTTGTTGGCCGATCGAGAATGCATATCCGACGTCAGGTTGCCCAAGTTCTGGATCTTGTCGGGTTGCTGCCAAAACAAAAAAATTATCCTGCGGAATTATCCGGCGGTGAGCAGCAACGCGTTTGCATTGCCAGAGCCATTGCCAATAACCCTACAATTTTGCTGGCTGATGAGCCAACTGGAAACCTTGATCCGAACACCTCGTGGGAGATTATGTTATTACTTCAAAAGATTAATAAAAGGAAGACTACTGTTCTTGTAGCAACCCATAATAAGTCAATAGTTGATACGATGAGAAAACGCGTTATTGCCATAGAAAATGGAAAAATTGTCCGGGATCAGCAATTAGGAGCTTACGGATATGAATTTTAA
- a CDS encoding response regulator, with the protein MKNILIIDDASYIIESLKFVLTQKGLNIHSAYDGQNALDILENNPIDVILTDLNMPNMDGFEMTRKIRSNPNHKKLPIIAYTGYVDSIHLAQANEAGVTEILTKPLTVEAVFKVIKKYLKKISGPM; encoded by the coding sequence ATGAAAAATATTTTAATAATCGATGATGCTAGTTATATAATTGAAAGTCTTAAATTTGTTCTGACCCAAAAGGGTCTTAACATTCATTCTGCCTATGATGGTCAAAATGCACTCGACATTCTCGAAAACAACCCTATTGATGTTATTCTAACAGATCTCAACATGCCAAATATGGACGGCTTTGAAATGACAAGAAAGATCAGAAGCAATCCAAACCACAAAAAATTACCGATTATTGCCTATACCGGTTACGTTGATTCAATTCATCTGGCACAGGCCAATGAAGCAGGAGTAACGGAAATACTTACAAAACCGCTTACAGTAGAAGCTGTCTTTAAAGTAATCAAAAAATATCTCAAAAAAATATCGGGCCCTATGTAA
- a CDS encoding cell division protein FtsH, with translation MDNKYRRKRREVEGTDDGDAPQGSGWRYLFWISLIALIWYYLGYGINSNQVKLTYSEFRVQIQQNNVEKVTFSDHQVTGSFNKPYIVQSGKDKASYKFFSTTIPPIEDPTLMRTMEDKGIVVTAESKNSSWLLYLLISFLPLILFFGYLIYASQKMQDQMKGSFGDRGIFGFGKSGARRYNKTDSEVHFSDVAGLENAKKELIEIVDYLKDPKKFSKLGAEIPKGILLVGPPGCGKTLLAKAVAGEIGIPFFSISGSEFVEVFVGVGASRVRDMFDNAKKDSPSIIFIDEIDSIGRVRGSGIGGGHDEREQTLNQILSEMDGFAPHEAVVVVAATNRPDVLDPALTRPGRFDRQVVLDLPQKEAREKILKIHTKNVPLADDVNLENIAARTVGFSGAFLKNLVNEAALWAGRNNKKKVEAQDFDYAIDKILLGLENEERIQDREKKLTAYHESGHALAAKLLPEADPLQKVTIIPHGQALGATEQTPDTDRHNFSRAYLYAVIAVQLGGRAAEKLVFNDLTSGAANDLRQATQLARKMVCQWGMSDKLGASTFRQGEEHVFLGREMTQPKDFSEYTAEIIDKEIKGILDDMESRVFNLLKENRDKLDSIANALIERETLDNKDVDEILNRLG, from the coding sequence ATGGACAATAAGTACCGGAGAAAACGTCGAGAGGTTGAAGGTACTGATGATGGAGATGCTCCGCAGGGAAGCGGCTGGAGGTATCTCTTTTGGATCAGTCTTATTGCTTTAATCTGGTATTATCTTGGATATGGTATCAATAGCAACCAAGTTAAACTCACGTACAGCGAGTTCCGGGTACAGATTCAACAAAATAATGTCGAAAAAGTAACCTTTTCCGATCATCAGGTTACCGGATCATTTAATAAGCCTTATATCGTTCAAAGCGGCAAAGATAAGGCGTCGTATAAGTTTTTTTCCACTACTATTCCTCCTATTGAAGATCCAACCTTAATGCGAACTATGGAAGACAAAGGCATAGTTGTGACTGCTGAATCAAAAAATAGTTCCTGGTTACTTTATTTGCTGATAAGTTTTCTGCCGCTTATTTTGTTTTTTGGGTATCTTATCTATGCCAGTCAGAAAATGCAGGATCAAATGAAAGGTTCTTTTGGGGACCGGGGAATCTTCGGGTTTGGAAAATCGGGTGCCCGGCGGTACAATAAAACAGATAGTGAAGTTCATTTTAGTGATGTTGCAGGGCTGGAAAATGCTAAAAAAGAGCTTATTGAGATCGTTGATTACCTCAAGGATCCGAAGAAATTTTCTAAGCTAGGCGCTGAAATCCCTAAAGGTATTCTCCTTGTCGGACCGCCAGGATGCGGAAAAACTTTGCTTGCCAAAGCAGTTGCCGGGGAAATCGGTATTCCATTTTTTAGTATTAGCGGTTCTGAGTTTGTGGAAGTATTCGTTGGGGTAGGAGCATCCCGGGTACGCGATATGTTTGATAATGCGAAGAAAGATTCTCCATCGATTATTTTTATTGATGAAATTGATTCCATAGGCCGTGTGCGGGGTAGCGGCATTGGTGGGGGGCATGATGAACGGGAACAGACACTCAACCAGATATTATCAGAAATGGATGGCTTTGCCCCGCATGAAGCAGTGGTGGTGGTTGCAGCAACGAATCGGCCTGATGTCCTTGATCCTGCTTTGACCAGACCCGGACGTTTTGACCGGCAGGTAGTCTTGGACCTTCCGCAAAAGGAAGCTCGAGAAAAAATCTTAAAAATCCATACTAAAAATGTTCCTCTTGCTGATGATGTTAATCTCGAAAATATCGCTGCACGAACTGTGGGTTTTTCCGGAGCTTTTCTTAAGAACCTTGTTAATGAGGCCGCGTTGTGGGCTGGCAGAAATAATAAAAAGAAAGTAGAAGCCCAGGATTTTGATTATGCTATAGATAAGATTCTTTTAGGACTGGAAAATGAAGAAAGAATCCAGGATAGGGAAAAAAAGCTTACTGCCTATCATGAAAGCGGACATGCACTTGCTGCGAAGCTTTTGCCGGAAGCGGACCCCTTACAAAAAGTTACTATCATTCCTCATGGGCAGGCGTTAGGCGCCACGGAGCAGACCCCGGATACGGATCGACATAACTTTAGCCGGGCGTATTTATATGCGGTTATTGCGGTTCAGCTTGGCGGGCGAGCAGCGGAGAAATTGGTTTTTAATGACCTTACGAGCGGTGCTGCTAATGATTTGCGGCAGGCGACTCAACTGGCACGAAAGATGGTCTGCCAGTGGGGGATGAGTGATAAATTAGGGGCCTCAACATTTCGGCAGGGGGAAGAACATGTTTTTCTGGGACGAGAGATGACCCAGCCGAAAGATTTCAGTGAATACACGGCAGAGATCATCGACAAAGAAATAAAAGGCATTCTGGATGACATGGAGAGCCGGGTATTTAATTTGCTCAAAGAGAATCGCGATAAATTGGATTCTATAGCAAATGCCCTTATTGAGCGTGAAACCTTGGATAATAAAGATGTTGACGAAATTCTGAACCGGCTTGGATGA